A DNA window from Acetobacter aceti NBRC 14818 contains the following coding sequences:
- the flgF gene encoding flagellar basal-body rod protein FlgF, translating to MDNTTYIALSRMDAEQRAMSVLANNIANGSTAGFKSGHVQFADYLSRLKDGPHAPGENPEVYVQDRATYRDFTQGALTQTGNPLDIAITGEGFFSVMTAQGVRLTRNGRFQRLSDGSVTDAAGHALLDRTGQPIVLRPQDRTVSIASDGTLSTENGVAAEIGLVRVANNHDLHGEGSELFRASTPTTQMDVKELRQGMLEGSNVNMMSETTNLVELQRDFQITANLVESESTRRQNAIDKLTQTQS from the coding sequence ATGGACAACACGACCTATATCGCGCTGTCACGCATGGACGCAGAGCAACGCGCCATGAGCGTGCTCGCGAACAATATTGCAAACGGTTCAACCGCCGGCTTCAAATCAGGACACGTTCAGTTTGCCGATTATCTTTCCAGGCTGAAGGACGGTCCGCACGCGCCCGGCGAGAACCCGGAAGTCTATGTGCAGGACCGTGCGACCTATCGTGACTTCACGCAGGGTGCTCTCACGCAGACCGGCAACCCGCTCGACATCGCCATCACTGGTGAGGGCTTCTTCTCCGTCATGACCGCGCAGGGCGTGCGTCTGACCCGCAACGGTCGTTTCCAGCGCCTGTCCGACGGAAGCGTTACGGATGCCGCCGGTCACGCCCTGCTGGACCGCACGGGACAGCCCATTGTGCTGCGCCCTCAGGACCGCACCGTCAGCATTGCCTCCGATGGCACCCTGTCCACTGAAAATGGTGTGGCTGCGGAAATCGGCCTCGTCCGGGTGGCCAACAACCATGACCTGCACGGAGAAGGCAGCGAGCTTTTCCGGGCAAGCACACCGACGACGCAAATGGACGTCAAGGAACTCCGGCAGGGCATGCTGGAGGGCAGCAACGTCAACATGATGAGCGAGACGACAAATCTCGTCGAACTGCAACGTGATTTCCAGATTACGGCCAATCTTGTCGAGAGCGAATCAACGCGTCGCCAGAATGCGATCGACAAGCTCACCCAGACCCAATCCTGA